The genomic segment CGCCCTCGAAGCTGGCGAGTTCTTTCCTGTTTTTCAGCCGCTCGTCGAGCTCCGCACCGGCCAACTCGCCGGTTTCGAGGTGCTTGCGCGCTGGCAATCGCCGCACTCCGGCCTCGTCATGCCCGACGATTTCATTCCCGCGTTCGAGCACTCCGGTTTCATCGACACCCTCACCCACCAACTCCTCGGTAAGACCTTTGACGCTCTCTCCCTCACGGGGCGCCCCCTCATGATCTCCGTCAACCTCTCCCCCACCCAGTTGCTCGACGCGGGCCTCCCCGCGAGACTTGAAACCCTTGCCCGTGCCTGGAAGTTCCCTCTCGATCGCCTCACGTTGGAAATCACTGAAAGCGCGCTGGTCGACGACCTGCCCCGCGCCACCTCGGTAGCCCAGGACCTCAAATCCCTCCAGTGCCGTCTGGCCCTCGACGACTTTGGCACCGGCTACTCCAGCCTTCGCCACCTGCAGGCCCTGCCGTTCGACGAGCTCAAGGTCGATCGCAGCTTCGTGCGATTCATGGACACCGACCGCGAATGCCGCAAGATTGTGGCGTCGGTCGTCGGCCTTGGCCAGAGCCTCGGACTCATGACGATTGCCGAAGGGGTCGAGGACTCAGCGCAGGCGGAAATGCTGCGCTGGCTCTCCTGCGATCTCGCCCAGGGGTGGCTTTTCGGACATCCCGTACCCGCCGGCGAACTGCCTGCTATCCTCGCCCGCCCCCACTGGGACAGCCTCCCGGCCTCTTTTGACGGTACTCAGAGCACGTCCCGCTTTCAGGGTGACGCCGTCCCCGCCCATCGCCTTGCGCAGCTCCAGGCCATCTATGACGGCGCCCCGGTCGGTCTTTGCTTCCTCGATCGCAATCTCCGCTACGTCAATCTCAATCGGCAACTCGCCGAGATGAACGGCGTCCCCGCTGCTGCCCACGTCGGCCGCTCCGTCGAGGAGGTCATTCCGCACATCTTTCCGTCCGTCGAGCCATTCATTCGCCGCGCCCTTCAAGGTGAGGCCACAAACGGGGTCGAAGTCACCAAGCCGCCCGGCACTCCCGGGTCTCAGCCCCAGACCGTCATGCTCTCTTATCACCCCGTGCGCGACGAGGCCGGAGACGTCCTCGGTGTCTCGGTCGCCATCATGGACATCAGCGATCAGAAGAACACCGAGGAGGCCCTGCGCCGCAGCGAGGACCACTACCGCCACTGGATCAGCCTATCTCCGAACGTCCCCTGGGTGCTCGACGGAGACGGCAAAGTGGTGGATGCTAGCTCCCGCTGGACCGAGTTCACTGGCCAGCCTATCGACCAAGCCATGGGCGATGGCTGGCTCCGCATGCTGCACCCGGACGATGTGGAACCCACCCGCGATGCCATTCGGAACGGCCTGCACACTCATCTTCCCGTGGACGTCAAATACCGCGTCCGCCGCCCCGGCGAGGACTGGAGCTGGATGCGTTCGCGCGGCTCACCGCGTCTCGATGCCGAGGGCCGCATCCTCTCGATCTATGGAGTGGTGGAGCCCATCGTGCCCCGGAAAGAGATCAGCTCCGAGTGCGCATTCTTCGAGTCAGAGCTGAACATCGCCCTCGACGCTATGCCTGTCGGCATGATTCTGGCCGATGGCAATGACGGAGTGATCTTCAAGGTCAACGCCTGCGCACATCAGTTCTTCGGCAACTGCGCCTTCCCCGGCCAGAGGCTCGACGAGTATGTCTGCATGGGCCTGCTCGATGAGCACGGCCGGGCCTTCACTATGGAAGAACACCCCCT from the Occallatibacter riparius genome contains:
- a CDS encoding EAL domain-containing protein — its product is MTPDAPEILRALEAGEFFPVFQPLVELRTGQLAGFEVLARWQSPHSGLVMPDDFIPAFEHSGFIDTLTHQLLGKTFDALSLTGRPLMISVNLSPTQLLDAGLPARLETLARAWKFPLDRLTLEITESALVDDLPRATSVAQDLKSLQCRLALDDFGTGYSSLRHLQALPFDELKVDRSFVRFMDTDRECRKIVASVVGLGQSLGLMTIAEGVEDSAQAEMLRWLSCDLAQGWLFGHPVPAGELPAILARPHWDSLPASFDGTQSTSRFQGDAVPAHRLAQLQAIYDGAPVGLCFLDRNLRYVNLNRQLAEMNGVPAAAHVGRSVEEVIPHIFPSVEPFIRRALQGEATNGVEVTKPPGTPGSQPQTVMLSYHPVRDEAGDVLGVSVAIMDISDQKNTEEALRRSEDHYRHWISLSPNVPWVLDGDGKVVDASSRWTEFTGQPIDQAMGDGWLRMLHPDDVEPTRDAIRNGLHTHLPVDVKYRVRRPGEDWSWMRSRGSPRLDAEGRILSIYGVVEPIVPRKEISSECAFFESELNIALDAMPVGMILADGNDGVIFKVNACAHQFFGNCAFPGQRLDEYVCMGLLDEHGRAFTMEEHPLARSILRGDRLESLPVLHRQPDGSLAHLYVSSRPIFSDQQKIVGGMMMVRGA